The following coding sequences lie in one Kribbella sp. NBC_00709 genomic window:
- a CDS encoding winged helix DNA-binding domain-containing protein has translation MTTSSLGRRALNRALLARQQLLQRGSGSAIELIERLVGLQAQAPLASYVALWSRLEGFDPEELSALMRSRQVVRTSLQRATIHLVTAADCLQLWRLLHPVADRGLRGAFGKQLAGVDVDAVVAYGTELMERKPYSRSQLKQELGEHWPEWDATGMAYAVSYLTGTVQVTPRGVWGETGPAALQTIESWLGESPAPAPTPDALVLRYLAAFGPASVADVQMWSGLTRLREVVDRLRPQLRLYADEDGKELFDVPDGPLPDPETPAPVRFLPEFDNLLLSHADRRRVNPSGRSVPLPPGNGAAMGTLLIDGDYEADWRHHRGPDPSLKINPYRPLSSDEQQAIEAEGTQLLTLIGTKDTPIVFS, from the coding sequence GTGACTACCTCGAGCCTCGGCCGCCGCGCCCTGAACCGTGCGCTGCTGGCCCGGCAGCAGTTGCTGCAGCGCGGGAGCGGATCCGCCATCGAGCTGATCGAGCGGCTGGTCGGACTCCAGGCACAGGCGCCACTGGCGTCGTACGTCGCGCTGTGGTCGAGGCTCGAGGGTTTCGATCCTGAAGAGCTGTCCGCGTTGATGAGGTCGCGGCAGGTCGTCCGTACGTCGTTGCAGCGGGCGACGATCCATCTCGTCACGGCCGCGGACTGCCTGCAGCTGTGGCGGCTCCTGCATCCGGTCGCGGACCGTGGTCTGCGGGGCGCGTTCGGCAAGCAGCTGGCCGGGGTCGACGTCGATGCGGTTGTTGCCTACGGCACCGAGTTGATGGAGCGCAAACCGTACAGCCGGAGCCAGCTGAAGCAGGAGCTCGGCGAGCACTGGCCCGAGTGGGACGCGACCGGGATGGCGTACGCCGTCAGCTACCTGACCGGGACCGTCCAGGTCACCCCGCGCGGGGTCTGGGGCGAGACCGGTCCGGCCGCACTGCAGACGATCGAGAGCTGGCTCGGCGAGTCACCTGCCCCGGCTCCAACTCCGGATGCGCTCGTCCTGCGGTACCTCGCCGCATTCGGTCCCGCGAGTGTGGCCGACGTACAGATGTGGTCGGGATTGACCAGGCTGCGTGAGGTCGTCGACCGGCTCCGGCCTCAGTTGCGCCTGTACGCCGATGAGGACGGCAAGGAACTGTTCGACGTACCGGATGGGCCGTTGCCCGATCCGGAGACGCCGGCGCCCGTGCGGTTCCTGCCGGAGTTCGACAATCTCCTGCTGTCACACGCGGATCGGCGGCGGGTGAACCCGTCCGGGCGGTCGGTCCCGCTGCCGCCGGGCAACGGCGCCGCGATGGGCACGCTGCTGATCGACGGCGACTACGAGGCCGACTGGCGCCACCATCGTGGCCCCGACCCGAGTCTGAAGATCAACCCCTACCGTCCGCTCAGCTCCGACGAACAGCAGGCCATCGAAGCCGAAGGCACCCAACTGCTCACCCTGATCGGCACGAAGGACACCCCGATCGTCTTCAGCTGA
- a CDS encoding epoxide hydrolase family protein: MTDAQEIRPYQIEVAEADLTDLRDRLGRTRRPQPVPGDTDDWSRGIPPGYLDELAEYWRTSYDWRKAESELNGYPQYTTEIDGQLIHFFHVRSPEPDAMPLILTHGYPGSAVEFLRLLGPLSDPVSHGGQASDAFHVVVPSLPGFGFSTPLSGAGWELGRTTAAFAELMTRLGYERFAAQGGDIGAGVTGYLGANYPDRVIGTHVNSDRGTLGMAGEFVPLPDDLDADDLAVVEAAKATWKAGRGYLDLQSNTPDSIAPGLTDSPVAQLAWIAEKFQAWTDPAKSPQESVDRDQLLTLVSIYWFYRAGASAARFLYEAAHSNLGWGAPSTVPAGWAVFNSSPVVRRISDPEHRIAHWTDFAEGGHFPAMECSELLIDDVRAFFRTLRP, translated from the coding sequence ATGACCGATGCACAGGAGATCCGTCCGTACCAGATCGAGGTCGCCGAGGCGGACCTCACCGACCTACGCGACCGCCTCGGCCGCACCCGCCGGCCGCAGCCGGTGCCGGGAGACACCGACGACTGGAGTCGCGGGATTCCGCCCGGCTACCTGGACGAGCTGGCCGAGTACTGGCGTACGTCGTACGACTGGCGGAAGGCGGAGAGCGAGCTGAACGGCTACCCGCAGTACACGACCGAGATCGACGGGCAGCTGATCCACTTCTTCCACGTCCGCTCCCCCGAACCGGACGCGATGCCGCTGATCCTCACCCACGGTTATCCCGGATCGGCGGTCGAGTTCCTCCGGTTGCTGGGGCCGCTGTCGGATCCGGTGTCCCACGGCGGTCAGGCCTCGGACGCGTTCCACGTGGTGGTGCCGTCGTTGCCGGGGTTCGGTTTCTCCACACCGTTGTCCGGTGCGGGCTGGGAGCTGGGCCGGACCACGGCCGCCTTCGCCGAGCTGATGACGAGGCTCGGGTACGAGCGTTTCGCGGCCCAGGGCGGTGACATCGGGGCCGGCGTGACCGGGTACCTGGGTGCCAACTATCCCGACCGGGTCATCGGTACGCATGTGAACAGCGATCGCGGGACGCTCGGGATGGCAGGCGAGTTCGTACCGCTGCCGGACGACCTCGACGCCGACGACCTGGCCGTCGTCGAGGCAGCGAAGGCAACCTGGAAGGCCGGTCGTGGCTACCTCGATCTGCAGAGCAACACGCCGGACTCGATCGCGCCGGGTCTGACCGACTCGCCGGTGGCGCAGCTGGCCTGGATCGCGGAGAAGTTCCAGGCCTGGACCGATCCGGCCAAGTCGCCGCAGGAGTCGGTGGACCGCGATCAGTTGCTGACCTTGGTGAGCATCTACTGGTTCTACCGGGCGGGCGCGTCCGCGGCCCGATTCCTCTACGAGGCCGCGCACTCGAACCTCGGTTGGGGTGCGCCGTCGACCGTCCCGGCCGGTTGGGCGGTCTTCAACAGCAGTCCCGTCGTACGCCGGATCAGTGACCCGGAGCACCGGATCGCGCACTGGACCGACTTCGCCGAGGGCGGTCACTTCCCCGCGATGGAGTGCAGTGAGCTGTTGATCGACGACGTCCGCGCGTTCTTCCGTACGCTACGTCCGTGA
- a CDS encoding helix-turn-helix transcriptional regulator, with amino-acid sequence MLNTSARLLRLLSLLQARTLWTGPELAERLEVTTRTIRTDVDRLRQLGYPVEAAPGLTGGYRLGAGAALPPLLLDDDEAVAVAIGLRTAANGGVEGIGETSIRALAKLGQVLPPRLRHRVSTMEAATVAVPGAGPSVDADVMIAIATAIRSEQRLRFDYASHDGRSSRRDVEPHRLVNWGRRWYLIAWDPDRDDWRTFRADRITPKVPGGPRFTPRDLPETDVAAYLQRGVGTATWRYFARVVLHAPADVIRARLPVPVETEDLGPDRCQIRLGSDTPEMLSLYLGLLGVDFEVIDAPELSEALIALADRLRRAAGPAVD; translated from the coding sequence ATGCTGAACACGTCCGCACGGCTGCTCCGGCTGCTGTCCCTGCTCCAGGCCCGAACCCTGTGGACCGGTCCTGAGCTGGCCGAGCGGCTCGAGGTGACCACCCGGACGATCCGCACCGACGTCGACCGGCTGCGGCAGCTCGGCTACCCGGTCGAGGCCGCGCCGGGACTGACCGGCGGCTACCGGCTGGGAGCCGGCGCCGCGCTGCCGCCGCTCCTGCTGGACGACGACGAGGCGGTCGCGGTCGCCATCGGCCTCCGGACGGCCGCGAACGGCGGTGTGGAGGGAATCGGCGAGACCTCGATCCGTGCGCTGGCCAAGCTCGGGCAGGTACTGCCACCGCGCCTGCGTCACCGGGTGAGCACGATGGAGGCAGCGACTGTCGCCGTACCGGGTGCCGGACCGAGCGTCGATGCCGACGTGATGATCGCGATCGCGACGGCGATCCGGTCCGAGCAGCGGCTGCGGTTCGACTACGCGAGTCATGACGGCCGCTCCAGCCGCCGTGACGTCGAGCCGCACCGGCTGGTCAACTGGGGCCGGCGCTGGTACCTCATCGCGTGGGATCCGGACCGCGACGACTGGCGGACGTTCCGGGCCGACCGGATCACACCGAAGGTCCCGGGCGGCCCGCGGTTCACCCCGCGGGACCTGCCGGAGACCGATGTCGCCGCCTACCTCCAGCGCGGCGTCGGCACCGCCACCTGGCGCTACTTCGCCCGGGTCGTCCTGCACGCGCCGGCCGACGTCATTCGCGCCAGGCTTCCGGTCCCGGTCGAGACCGAGGATCTGGGTCCGGACCGTTGCCAGATCCGGCTCGGGTCGGACACCCCGGAGATGCTCAGCCTCTACCTCGGGCTCCTGGGCGTCGACTTCGAAGTCATCGACGCCCCGGAGCTCTCCGAGGCCCTCATCGCCCTGGCCGACCGCCTGCGCCGCGCTGCTGGACCGGCCGTGGATTGA
- the groL gene encoding chaperonin GroEL (60 kDa chaperone family; promotes refolding of misfolded polypeptides especially under stressful conditions; forms two stacked rings of heptamers to form a barrel-shaped 14mer; ends can be capped by GroES; misfolded proteins enter the barrel where they are refolded when GroES binds) — translation MMAKELRFGESARDLLLSGVDQLADAVKSTLGPKGRNVILEKITGSPVVTNDGVTIAREIHLKNQFENMGAQLVKEAAIKTNDIVGDGTTTATVIAQAVIREGMEAIAKGGNPVLVKRGIDLAVGKLVERLRAVAHPVATEHDYARVAAISANDDDVVGAVIAKALYTIGDGGIVTVEESATNGMGVDFLEGFEFDNGYLSPYMVTDPGSLQAVLDDPYILLCSEKITKVQEIMPLLDKIMREPRPLVIIAESLEGTALSMLVHNHVNGLFQCVAVKAPGFGDRRLHKLEDIAAITGGAVYSRHSGFTLETMTVAQLGRAEQVRVTADRTAIVAGPGHEKDVTFRIAQLRAELERATFGVDEDVLTERIGALSGKVAVIRVGAPTPAELKELQHRVEDALSATRAAMAEGIVAGGGMALLHAASALDDLDVKNDYAIGVEIVRRALREPAYLIATNAGYSGAEVLERTSAMGVDDGFDALEGKYGNMLQMGIIDPLRVARSALQNGASVAGLLLTTNTLIAEEQTPWGGSAALMTEFGPLDEGLHQPSPDSSTPQSLGLGPSVG, via the coding sequence CTGATGGCCAAGGAACTGCGATTCGGTGAAAGTGCTCGCGATCTTCTGCTGTCCGGCGTTGATCAGCTGGCCGACGCCGTGAAGTCGACGCTGGGCCCGAAAGGCCGCAACGTCATCCTGGAGAAGATCACCGGATCGCCTGTCGTCACCAACGACGGCGTGACGATCGCCCGGGAGATCCATCTCAAGAACCAGTTCGAGAACATGGGTGCTCAGCTGGTCAAGGAAGCCGCGATCAAGACCAACGACATCGTCGGCGACGGCACCACCACCGCGACCGTGATCGCGCAGGCGGTCATCCGCGAGGGCATGGAGGCGATCGCCAAGGGCGGCAACCCCGTACTGGTGAAACGGGGCATCGACCTGGCCGTCGGCAAGCTGGTCGAGCGGCTGCGCGCGGTGGCGCACCCGGTCGCCACCGAGCACGACTACGCCCGGGTCGCGGCCATCTCGGCCAACGACGACGACGTGGTCGGGGCGGTGATCGCCAAGGCGCTGTACACGATCGGCGACGGCGGGATCGTGACCGTCGAGGAGTCGGCGACGAACGGAATGGGCGTCGACTTCCTGGAGGGATTCGAGTTCGACAACGGCTATCTGTCGCCGTACATGGTGACCGATCCGGGCAGTCTGCAGGCCGTGCTGGACGACCCGTACATCCTGTTGTGCAGCGAGAAGATCACCAAGGTCCAGGAGATCATGCCGCTGCTGGACAAGATCATGCGCGAGCCCAGGCCGCTGGTGATCATCGCGGAGAGCCTCGAGGGCACAGCGCTGAGCATGCTGGTGCACAACCACGTGAACGGGTTGTTCCAGTGCGTTGCGGTGAAGGCGCCCGGGTTCGGTGATCGGCGGTTGCACAAGCTCGAGGACATCGCGGCGATCACGGGTGGCGCGGTGTACAGCCGGCACTCGGGGTTCACCCTCGAGACGATGACGGTGGCCCAGCTGGGCCGCGCGGAGCAGGTGCGGGTCACGGCCGACCGGACGGCGATCGTCGCCGGCCCCGGCCACGAGAAGGACGTCACGTTCCGGATCGCGCAGCTGCGCGCCGAGCTGGAGCGGGCCACCTTCGGCGTCGACGAGGACGTGCTGACCGAGCGGATCGGCGCACTGTCCGGCAAGGTCGCGGTCATCCGGGTCGGCGCTCCGACCCCGGCCGAACTGAAGGAGCTCCAGCACCGCGTCGAGGACGCGTTGTCGGCGACCCGGGCCGCGATGGCCGAAGGGATCGTCGCGGGTGGCGGCATGGCCCTCCTGCATGCCGCCTCCGCGCTGGACGACCTCGACGTGAAGAACGACTACGCGATCGGGGTCGAGATCGTCCGGCGGGCGCTGCGCGAACCGGCGTACCTGATCGCGACGAACGCCGGATACTCCGGTGCCGAGGTGCTCGAACGGACCTCGGCGATGGGTGTCGACGACGGGTTCGACGCGCTCGAGGGCAAGTACGGCAACATGCTGCAGATGGGCATCATCGACCCGCTCCGGGTCGCTCGCTCCGCCCTGCAGAACGGTGCGTCGGTCGCCGGTCTGCTCCTGACGACGAACACCTTGATCGCCGAGGAGCAGACTCCCTGGGGTGGCAGCGCGGCCCTGATGACCGAGTTCGGCCCGCTGGACGAAGGGCTGCACCAGCCGTCGCCCGACTCCAGCACACCGCAATCGCTCGGCCTTGGCCCGTCTGTGGGCTGA
- a CDS encoding NAD(P)-dependent alcohol dehydrogenase: MKAVRLHGYHQQPVVEDVPEPVVKGPLDVIVKIGGAGVCRTDLHIIEGQWDAAMHPSLPYTIGHENAGWVHEVGSAVTNVQVGDTVILHPTPTCGLCHACRAGDDMHCANSSFPGLDSDGGMAEYLLTSARACVKLDPSTRPQDVAALADAGITAYHAVRKALPLLPPGTTAVVIGAGGLGHIGVQCLAALTAARIIVVDRNPEALKLAEQLGADQTVVADGKQVEKVLELTDGAGARVVLDFVAEQGAEQDGFAMTAAGGSYFVIGYGGQVEIPTLDIISTERNIVGNIVGTFNELAELMALAQAGKVTLHTRTYPLDAAADAVADLDAGRVRGRAILVP, translated from the coding sequence ATGAAGGCCGTTCGACTGCACGGGTACCACCAGCAGCCAGTGGTCGAGGACGTACCGGAACCGGTCGTCAAAGGCCCGCTGGACGTCATCGTCAAGATCGGCGGCGCCGGCGTGTGCCGTACCGATCTACACATCATCGAGGGTCAGTGGGACGCGGCGATGCATCCGTCGCTGCCGTACACGATCGGCCACGAGAACGCCGGCTGGGTGCACGAGGTCGGCTCGGCCGTCACCAACGTGCAGGTCGGCGACACCGTCATCCTGCATCCGACGCCGACCTGCGGTCTGTGTCACGCCTGTCGTGCGGGCGACGACATGCATTGCGCGAACAGCTCCTTCCCGGGGCTGGACAGCGACGGCGGGATGGCGGAGTACCTGCTCACCTCCGCGCGCGCCTGCGTGAAACTCGACCCGAGCACGCGGCCACAGGATGTGGCCGCACTCGCCGACGCCGGCATCACGGCGTATCACGCGGTCCGGAAGGCCCTGCCACTGTTGCCTCCCGGTACGACCGCCGTGGTGATCGGCGCCGGTGGTCTCGGGCACATCGGGGTGCAATGCCTGGCTGCGTTGACGGCGGCCCGGATCATCGTGGTCGACCGCAACCCCGAGGCGCTGAAGCTGGCCGAGCAGCTCGGCGCGGACCAGACTGTGGTTGCCGATGGCAAGCAGGTCGAGAAGGTCCTGGAGCTCACCGACGGTGCGGGCGCACGCGTCGTCCTGGACTTCGTCGCCGAACAGGGCGCCGAGCAGGACGGCTTCGCGATGACGGCAGCGGGCGGTTCGTACTTCGTCATCGGGTACGGCGGCCAGGTCGAGATCCCCACGCTCGACATCATCTCGACCGAGCGGAACATCGTCGGCAACATCGTCGGCACGTTCAACGAGCTGGCCGAGCTGATGGCGCTGGCGCAGGCCGGCAAGGTCACGCTGCACACCCGGACCTATCCGCTGGACGCGGCCGCCGACGCGGTCGCCGATCTCGACGCCGGCCGGGTCCGCGGCCGCGCGATCCTCGTTCCGTAA
- a CDS encoding iron-sulfur cluster assembly protein gives MAERDRVLDALGAVRDPELDEPITTLGFVSTCVVSAAGDVVVRLRLPTYFCAPNFAFLMVADAYDVVSALPAVRSVDVALEDHFAAGQINAGVAARAGFVASFDGEAAAELDELRRTFVAKAVLAGTDQVCRPFVASGTDPVEVAGLTIGDVPPSAELDRLLRRRAEIGLPIGPDAPLLVDVGTGEAIAAPAAAKHLGLARLTRTGIEANTGICRGMLRHRYTDSGAGEEEQG, from the coding sequence ATGGCCGAGCGGGACCGGGTCCTGGACGCACTGGGTGCGGTCCGGGACCCGGAGCTGGACGAGCCGATCACGACGCTGGGCTTCGTGTCCACCTGCGTCGTGTCGGCCGCCGGCGACGTGGTCGTGCGGTTGCGGCTGCCGACGTACTTCTGCGCGCCGAACTTCGCCTTCCTGATGGTCGCCGACGCGTACGACGTGGTGTCGGCGCTGCCCGCGGTCCGGTCGGTCGACGTCGCGCTGGAGGATCATTTCGCCGCCGGGCAGATCAATGCGGGGGTGGCGGCCCGGGCGGGGTTCGTCGCCTCGTTCGACGGCGAGGCGGCGGCGGAGCTCGACGAGTTGCGCCGTACCTTCGTCGCCAAGGCGGTGCTGGCCGGGACCGATCAGGTCTGCCGGCCCTTTGTTGCTTCTGGCACCGATCCTGTCGAGGTCGCAGGGCTGACGATCGGCGATGTGCCGCCGTCCGCCGAGCTGGACCGGTTGCTGCGGCGCCGGGCCGAGATCGGCCTGCCGATCGGACCGGACGCGCCGCTGCTCGTCGACGTCGGGACCGGTGAAGCGATCGCCGCGCCCGCCGCCGCGAAGCACCTCGGGCTGGCCCGGCTGACCCGGACCGGCATCGAGGCCAACACCGGTATCTGCAGGGGAATGCTGAGGCACCGGTACACCGACTCCGGTGCGGGCGAGGAGGAGCAGGGATGA